The genomic segment TTCTAGAAACAAAGACAAAGGAAGAATAGTTAAAGTTTTGTAATACAAGCTATCTGTACTAGTTCTGTTAAGATTTTTATAGGTTATATTTTGTGATAGTGGTTAAGATATTACTGCCAAACAAAATTAAAAATTAAGGGAGGTAGATTCATATGGCTTCAAACAATAGTGGAACAAACAGAACATTAGTACCAGAGGCAAAACAAGGATTAAACAGATTAAAAACAGAGGTTGCTTCAGAAGTTGGATTAAGCAATTATGAAAGCATGGATAAAGGAAACCTTTCTTCAAGACAAAACGGTAGCGTTGGTGGAGAAATGGTAAAAAGAATGATAGAAAGCTATGAACAAGGACTATAGAAGATAAATAAAAGCAGATGTACTGAGTTTATTCTCAGTACATCTGTTATTTTGATTGTATAATTTTAAACTAAAAACAAAATTCTTAATTTAACAATAAGTATTAAGCTTATTGTTTTTTTTTATTGGAAATACTGAAAATTATTCTCATTTCTATTGACAAAATAAAGTAATGTCGAATATAATAAACGTATGAACAGATATTCATATGTTCAAACGAAGAGGTGAAGAGTATGGAAAATAATAATATTGAAGTTTGTAACTGCACTATAATTCATGAAGATATAATCAATAAAGTTAAGGAATCTATACCAGAAGAAGAAACACTTTATGATTTAGCAGATTTATTTAAAGTACTTGGGGATTCAACAAGAATAAAAGTACTATGTGCATTATTTGAAGCTGAAATGTGTGTTTGTGATATAGCAGCGTTACTTGGTATGACTCAATCTGCCATTTCACATCAGTTAAGAGTTTTAAAACAAGCAAGATTAGTGAAATATAAAAGGAATGGTAAGGTAGTTTACTATTCACTAGATGATGAACATGTTAAAAGCATTTTTGATCAAGGGTTGATTCATATATCTGAGAAAAAATAAGTTTTAGATTGGGGGAAACATTATGGCAAGCAATATAAAAATAGCTAGTGGTCCTGTTAATGCAAAATTGTCTAAGAAAGATAATATAAAAAAAGTAAAGAAAGAATTTATTTTAGAAGGGCTTGGATGTGCAAATTGTGCAGCTAAAATAGAGCGAAAAATAAATGAATTAGATGGAGTTAATTTTGCCAATGTAAATTTTCTTACTAAAACTTTAATATTAGAAATAAATGAAGCTAATAAATTAGAAGAGTTGATAGGAGCAGTAACTAACATTGTAACTAATATTGAA from the Clostridium beijerinckii genome contains:
- a CDS encoding alpha/beta-type small acid-soluble spore protein: MASNNSGTNRTLVPEAKQGLNRLKTEVASEVGLSNYESMDKGNLSSRQNGSVGGEMVKRMIESYEQGL
- a CDS encoding ArsR/SmtB family transcription factor, whose product is MENNNIEVCNCTIIHEDIINKVKESIPEEETLYDLADLFKVLGDSTRIKVLCALFEAEMCVCDIAALLGMTQSAISHQLRVLKQARLVKYKRNGKVVYYSLDDEHVKSIFDQGLIHISEKK